The following coding sequences are from one Candidatus Krumholzibacteriia bacterium window:
- a CDS encoding thiolase family protein: DFLVIGSTIPWHWKFWTAPLVSSCMGRRLPGYHVEQACATGLQATLLGAGEVQNGAHDVVGVLTFDRTSDSPVGVFPERRSYERTQAISDVWDNFGFDPATGNAMITTAGMAARKHKLDRKEVDEITFHRYAQYFRAKESGLLDRVLVPLEVLNVQGRPLGRVDEDKGVRQVTMESLVSMRELDTCVTSGTQTHASDGMAVLLVATPEKAAQLSPRPEIDIQFVAKTEMRTAPSLMPEAPTLAVKKLLDRTGLSMKDMAVVKNHNPFAVNDAIFARVMGYDWRAMNNTGCPLVWGHPQGPTLTRVIIEALEEAVDLGGGYVLVFGCAAGDVGIASILKVTERGDR; the protein is encoded by the coding sequence GGACTTTCTCGTCATCGGCTCGACCATCCCCTGGCACTGGAAATTCTGGACCGCACCGCTCGTGTCCAGCTGCATGGGCCGGCGCCTGCCCGGCTATCACGTCGAGCAGGCCTGCGCGACCGGTCTGCAGGCCACGCTCCTCGGCGCCGGGGAAGTCCAGAACGGCGCCCACGATGTGGTGGGGGTTCTCACCTTCGACCGCACCAGCGATTCGCCGGTCGGCGTGTTTCCGGAACGCCGCTCCTATGAGAGGACGCAGGCGATCAGCGATGTGTGGGACAACTTCGGTTTCGACCCCGCCACCGGCAACGCCATGATCACCACCGCCGGCATGGCGGCCCGCAAGCACAAGCTGGATCGCAAGGAAGTGGACGAGATCACGTTCCACCGCTATGCGCAGTACTTCCGGGCCAAGGAATCCGGTCTGCTCGACCGCGTGCTGGTTCCGCTCGAGGTGTTGAACGTTCAGGGACGGCCGCTGGGCCGGGTGGACGAGGACAAGGGCGTGCGCCAGGTGACGATGGAGTCCCTGGTCTCCATGCGCGAACTGGATACCTGTGTCACCAGCGGCACGCAGACACACGCCTCCGATGGAATGGCAGTGCTGCTCGTTGCCACGCCGGAGAAGGCCGCACAGTTGAGCCCGCGCCCGGAGATCGACATCCAGTTCGTCGCCAAAACAGAGATGAGAACCGCCCCGAGCCTCATGCCCGAGGCGCCCACGCTTGCGGTCAAGAAGCTGCTGGATCGAACCGGGCTCAGCATGAAGGACATGGCGGTGGTGAAGAACCACAACCCGTTCGCTGTCAACGACGCCATCTTTGCGCGCGTGATGGGCTACGACTGGCGCGCGATGAACAACACCGGTTGTCCGCTGGTGTGGGGGCACCCGCAGGGGCCCACGCTAACGCGGGTGATCATCGAAGCGCTGGAGGAAGCGGTGGATCTGGGCGGTGGTTACGTGCTCGTGTTCGGTTGTGCGGCCGGGGACGTGGGCATCGCATCGATACTGAAGGTGACGGAGAGGGGGGATCGGTAA